A single window of Pseudomonas marginalis DNA harbors:
- a CDS encoding conjugative transfer ATPase — MGLFERFFKARSASDRVEPDLSSSGTDSIDAQSSAAETYETATERYYERLAAMGIPSPSDWRNPKKKPATTADVDRLYDVNPSFVDLLPWVDYLPGEKAMLLEDGVSRAAFFELIPIGTEGRDPEWLRKARDALENALQDSFDELETSPWVIQLYAQDETSWDDYLQQLHDYIQPRAQGSAFTELYLQLMKQHLEAISKPGGLFEDTKVSQLPWRGQQRRVRLVVYRRTQGAQADVRGQAPGPYLKIICDRLVGGLANAGIKTHRMDGHAIRHWLIHWFNPRPDHLGPADADIRRFYELVCKQAPSSEEGDLPLASGTDFSQNLCYREPLSDIEKGLWYFDGIPHRVVMLDRLREAPKTGHLTGETRKGGDALNALFDKMPEDTILCITLVITPQDILEGHLEQLSRKAVGDTQASTLTREDVATARHLLGRKHKLYRGSVAFYLRGKDDAQLQERSLQLSSALLGAGMEPVEPRDEVAPLNSYLRWLPGNFDPNARKALEWYAQLMFAQHIANLAPVWGRSTGTGHPGITLFNRGGAPITFDPLNKLDRQMNAHLFIFGPTGSGKSATATNILTQVIAIYRPRLFIVEAGNSFGLLGEFAKKLGLTVNRVRLAPGSGVSLAPFADAVKLIEPDQNVKVLQADDLEASDLHLASQTEDEQRDILGEMEITARLMITGGEDKEDARLTRADRSAIRQCILNAAKKCVVEQRIVLPEDIREALRETGLEPGIPAARSARFLEMAEALSMFCMGTEGDMFNRPGTPWPEADITIVDLATYAREGYSAQMAISYISLLNTVNNIAERDQFKGRPLVFFTDEGHIQLKVPLLSPYSVKITKMWRKLGAWFWMATQNVDDVPPEASALLNMIEWWMCLNMPPDEVEKIARFRELTPAQKSMMLSARKESGKFTEGVVLSKSMEMLFRAVPPSLYLALAMTEPEEKKQRFDIMQARGCNELDAAIEVAATLDRHRGIEPHIITFPEQVTALERQA; from the coding sequence ATGGGGCTCTTTGAACGTTTCTTCAAAGCACGCAGTGCATCCGACCGTGTCGAGCCTGACCTCTCATCCAGTGGGACCGATTCTATCGACGCGCAATCATCAGCGGCCGAGACTTACGAGACTGCGACTGAGCGCTATTACGAGCGCCTCGCAGCCATGGGCATCCCATCACCGAGTGATTGGCGTAACCCCAAGAAAAAGCCAGCCACCACTGCTGACGTCGATCGTTTATATGACGTCAACCCGTCGTTCGTGGACCTGCTGCCCTGGGTAGACTACCTGCCGGGGGAAAAAGCGATGCTGCTGGAAGACGGCGTCTCTCGCGCTGCTTTTTTCGAGCTGATTCCAATTGGCACTGAAGGTCGAGATCCCGAATGGTTGCGCAAAGCCCGGGATGCTCTGGAAAACGCGCTGCAGGATTCGTTTGACGAGCTGGAAACCTCCCCGTGGGTCATTCAGTTGTACGCCCAGGACGAAACCAGCTGGGATGACTACCTGCAGCAATTGCACGACTACATCCAGCCTCGCGCACAAGGAAGCGCCTTCACCGAGCTTTATTTGCAGTTGATGAAGCAGCACCTGGAAGCTATTTCCAAGCCTGGCGGGCTGTTTGAAGACACTAAGGTCAGCCAATTGCCTTGGAGGGGCCAGCAACGGCGCGTCCGTCTGGTGGTGTACCGACGCACCCAGGGCGCGCAAGCGGACGTTCGCGGTCAAGCCCCTGGCCCTTACCTGAAAATCATCTGCGACCGCTTGGTCGGGGGATTGGCCAACGCCGGCATAAAAACCCATCGTATGGATGGCCACGCCATCCGGCACTGGTTAATTCATTGGTTCAACCCACGCCCAGATCATCTTGGCCCTGCCGATGCTGACATTCGGCGCTTCTATGAACTGGTTTGCAAACAGGCCCCTTCCTCGGAGGAAGGTGATTTACCGCTGGCCAGCGGTACGGACTTTTCGCAAAACCTGTGTTACCGCGAACCTCTGTCGGACATCGAGAAAGGCCTGTGGTACTTCGACGGTATCCCCCACCGCGTGGTGATGCTCGATCGTCTGCGCGAAGCCCCAAAGACGGGCCACCTCACCGGCGAAACCCGCAAGGGCGGTGATGCGCTAAACGCGCTGTTCGACAAAATGCCAGAGGACACCATTCTCTGTATCACCCTCGTCATCACACCGCAGGACATCCTCGAAGGGCACCTGGAACAGCTCTCTCGCAAGGCCGTTGGCGACACCCAAGCGTCGACCTTGACCCGCGAGGATGTCGCCACAGCCCGCCATTTGCTCGGCCGTAAGCACAAGCTGTACCGAGGTAGCGTAGCGTTTTACTTGCGCGGGAAAGACGACGCGCAATTACAGGAACGCAGTTTGCAACTCAGCAGTGCATTACTGGGTGCTGGAATGGAACCCGTGGAACCCCGGGATGAAGTTGCACCGCTCAATTCATACCTCAGATGGCTGCCTGGCAACTTCGACCCCAACGCACGCAAGGCACTGGAGTGGTATGCGCAACTGATGTTCGCTCAACATATTGCGAATCTGGCCCCCGTCTGGGGAAGGTCGACCGGAACCGGGCATCCGGGGATCACCCTGTTTAACCGGGGGGGAGCGCCCATCACCTTCGATCCGCTGAACAAGCTGGACCGCCAGATGAATGCGCACCTATTCATCTTCGGGCCCACAGGGTCAGGAAAGTCCGCCACCGCGACGAACATCCTCACCCAAGTCATTGCCATCTATCGACCGCGCCTGTTCATCGTAGAGGCCGGTAATAGCTTTGGCTTGCTCGGTGAATTCGCCAAGAAGCTGGGACTGACAGTTAACCGAGTTCGTCTGGCCCCTGGATCTGGAGTCAGCCTGGCGCCGTTCGCTGATGCCGTGAAACTCATCGAGCCGGACCAAAACGTGAAGGTTCTTCAGGCTGATGATCTTGAAGCTTCCGATCTACATCTGGCCAGCCAGACCGAGGATGAACAACGGGATATTTTGGGCGAGATGGAAATCACGGCCAGGCTCATGATCACGGGCGGCGAAGACAAAGAAGATGCACGTCTAACACGGGCCGATCGAAGTGCTATCCGCCAATGCATTCTCAACGCCGCGAAAAAGTGTGTTGTCGAACAACGAATCGTTCTTCCCGAAGACATTCGTGAAGCCCTGCGAGAAACGGGACTAGAACCGGGTATCCCGGCCGCTCGAAGCGCACGCTTCTTGGAGATGGCGGAAGCCTTATCCATGTTCTGCATGGGCACCGAGGGCGATATGTTTAACCGCCCTGGTACTCCCTGGCCAGAAGCAGACATCACCATTGTTGACCTGGCCACTTATGCGCGAGAAGGCTACAGCGCCCAGATGGCCATCTCCTATATTTCCCTGCTCAACACAGTGAATAACATCGCAGAACGAGACCAATTCAAAGGTCGCCCCCTGGTCTTCTTCACCGATGAAGGCCATATCCAGTTGAAGGTGCCACTGCTATCCCCCTACTCCGTCAAGATCACGAAAATGTGGCGAAAACTAGGGGCCTGGTTCTGGATGGCTACCCAAAACGTCGACGACGTTCCACCGGAAGCCTCGGCTCTGTTGAACATGATCGAATGGTGGATGTGCTTGAACATGCCCCCGGACGAGGTGGAGAAAATCGCACGTTTTCGTGAACTGACCCCGGCGCAGAAGTCGATGATGCTGTCAGCGCGCAAAGAAAGCGGCAAATTCACCGAAGGCGTGGTGCTGTCCAAAAGCATGGAGATGTTGTTCCGGGCGGTGCCCCCCAGTTTGTACCTCGCCCTGGCCATGACAGAGCCAGAGGAGAAAAAACAACGCTTCGATATCATGCAAGCCAGAGGCTGCAACGAGCTCGATGCCGCCATTGAAGTGGCTGCGACCCTGGATCGTCATCGCGGTATCGAACCACACATCATCACTTTCCCAGAGCAAGTTACGGCCTTGGAGCGCCAAGCATGA
- a CDS encoding TIGR03751 family conjugal transfer lipoprotein: MPRLRLTNHALKIGTYLVITLLGAGCSTSKDELLPHGDNTMMDVWNQGSSGSSSASSRQLLDARQDLRRPLLTNHSEVDENARFTRTAQNEIYSQFKRLPNPDLVMYVFPHLAGSDPAPIPGYTTVFPLYQRVQYAMPGERTEAY, encoded by the coding sequence ATGCCTCGACTGCGCTTGACTAACCATGCCTTGAAAATTGGCACCTACCTGGTGATCACACTGCTCGGGGCTGGCTGCTCCACCAGCAAAGACGAACTGCTCCCCCACGGCGACAACACTATGATGGACGTGTGGAATCAGGGATCCAGTGGTTCAAGCAGCGCGAGTAGCCGCCAATTGCTCGATGCCCGCCAAGACCTGCGTAGACCCTTGCTAACAAATCATTCGGAAGTGGACGAAAATGCAAGGTTTACGCGCACTGCTCAAAACGAGATCTACAGCCAGTTCAAACGCCTGCCCAATCCGGATCTGGTGATGTATGTGTTTCCTCACCTGGCGGGCTCTGATCCAGCACCGATCCCAGGCTACACCACGGTGTTCCCCCTGTATCAGCGCGTGCAATACGCCATGCCTGGCGAACGCACGGAGGCCTATTGA
- a CDS encoding TIGR03752 family integrating conjugative element protein, with product MKSNPLVKFLVIPFAILALFVVVKLFSKGSSEKQAQAPETLVLSTGEAKKLGVDGDTPGDTLRTIVVESRQLKDQVSNALKNNDELKQQNLELQRRLQSINDNVDSKLQNVQQTMKQESQQQSQTILDTLQQQYNTLSSKSASSNPSGSDLPIGFGVQPGDGQDFKGAPGPDVVWIEPQDATPVDINGKPIAAGSNQTASGFNFPTSFGESVDRGQNALRTGAQNVANEISPQEARKQVRKVYTLPQNSTLMGSVAMSALIGRVPIDGTVNDPYPFKVLIGPDNLTANGIDLPDVAGAVASGTASGDWTLSCVRGQIKSLTFVFNDGTVRTLPQPPEETNGSQNSNNQNSGNQTTIQGGLGWISDAYGIPCISGDRKSNASQYIGSQVLITAAGAGAASLIKSDGNSSSFINPQSGTIGSVGGSGSEAMGKIIGQGVNDVSSWVNKLYGQAFAAVYVQPGAKIAVHLDQQLTIDYELNGRKVDYRSGARHASTALD from the coding sequence GTGAAGAGTAATCCCCTGGTTAAATTCCTGGTCATCCCTTTCGCCATCCTGGCTTTGTTCGTGGTGGTCAAACTATTCAGTAAGGGTAGTTCTGAGAAACAGGCTCAGGCTCCAGAAACGCTCGTGCTCAGTACGGGTGAAGCTAAAAAACTTGGCGTTGACGGCGATACGCCCGGCGACACCCTGCGCACCATTGTTGTGGAAAGCAGACAGCTCAAAGACCAGGTTTCCAATGCGCTCAAGAACAATGATGAGTTGAAGCAACAAAACCTTGAGCTGCAAAGACGTTTGCAGTCGATCAATGACAACGTCGACAGCAAGCTTCAGAACGTCCAGCAAACAATGAAACAGGAGTCACAACAACAAAGCCAGACCATCCTGGATACGCTGCAGCAGCAGTACAACACCCTGAGCAGCAAATCAGCTAGCAGCAATCCCTCTGGATCGGATTTGCCGATCGGATTCGGCGTACAGCCAGGTGATGGGCAAGACTTCAAAGGAGCGCCTGGACCGGATGTTGTATGGATCGAGCCGCAGGACGCGACCCCTGTCGATATCAATGGGAAGCCCATTGCGGCCGGTTCCAATCAAACCGCCTCGGGATTCAACTTCCCAACTTCCTTCGGCGAGTCAGTAGACCGTGGGCAAAATGCTCTGCGTACGGGCGCCCAGAATGTTGCGAATGAGATCTCGCCGCAGGAGGCCCGCAAACAGGTTCGCAAGGTCTATACCCTGCCACAGAACTCCACACTGATGGGTTCTGTCGCGATGTCCGCGCTGATTGGCCGAGTGCCCATCGACGGCACCGTCAACGACCCCTACCCGTTCAAGGTATTAATCGGCCCAGACAATCTCACGGCTAACGGTATCGACCTGCCCGACGTCGCCGGCGCGGTGGCCAGTGGTACGGCCTCCGGAGATTGGACTTTGTCCTGCGTGCGCGGGCAGATCAAAAGCCTGACCTTTGTCTTCAATGACGGCACTGTTCGCACGCTTCCACAGCCGCCAGAAGAAACAAATGGCAGTCAAAACAGCAATAACCAGAACAGTGGCAACCAGACAACTATTCAGGGTGGCCTGGGCTGGATCAGCGATGCCTATGGCATTCCCTGCATCAGCGGTGATCGTAAAAGTAACGCCTCACAATATATCGGTTCCCAGGTACTCATAACTGCGGCCGGCGCCGGTGCGGCCTCCCTGATCAAATCGGATGGCAACAGCAGCTCGTTTATAAATCCGCAGTCCGGAACCATCGGTTCTGTTGGCGGTTCAGGCAGTGAGGCAATGGGCAAAATCATTGGTCAGGGCGTCAATGATGTCTCCAGTTGGGTAAACAAACTCTACGGGCAAGCCTTCGCTGCGGTGTACGTGCAGCCAGGCGCCAAGATCGCCGTACACCTGGACCAACAGCTGACCATCGACTACGAACTCAATGGCCGCAAGGTCGACTATCGCTCAGGAGCCCGTCATGCCTCGACTGCGCTTGACTAA
- a CDS encoding PFL_4703 family integrating conjugative element protein, with translation MTYRKKVDAQLAHINSLRLVIGLLIALGLYMAYGWQSAPRDLTIHVPPDLRSGSTRQWWDIPPESVYAFGLYIFQQMNRWPVDGETDYEDNITRLGGYLTPSCKAYLQKDFELRRNSGELRKRERGVFEIPGRGIDDKSEQHIEQHSINDWTVNLDITADEHYGGERVKRALARYPLHIIRSDVDPEKNPFGLAWDCYSGNPQRIEVSAEPVRSGGK, from the coding sequence ATGACGTACCGTAAAAAAGTAGATGCACAGCTCGCACATATCAACAGCCTGCGCCTGGTCATTGGCCTGCTGATTGCCCTGGGCCTGTACATGGCGTATGGCTGGCAGAGCGCACCGCGTGATCTGACAATTCATGTACCGCCAGACCTGCGCTCAGGTAGCACACGACAGTGGTGGGATATTCCCCCCGAGTCGGTATATGCCTTCGGGCTGTACATTTTTCAGCAGATGAATCGCTGGCCCGTTGACGGTGAAACCGACTACGAGGACAACATCACCCGTCTGGGGGGCTACCTGACGCCCAGTTGCAAAGCCTATTTGCAGAAAGATTTCGAGCTACGTCGCAACAGCGGTGAGTTACGCAAACGCGAGCGAGGTGTCTTTGAGATTCCAGGCAGGGGCATTGACGATAAGTCAGAACAACATATTGAGCAGCACAGCATCAACGACTGGACCGTCAACCTGGATATCACAGCTGACGAGCACTACGGCGGGGAACGCGTGAAGCGGGCACTGGCTCGTTATCCCCTGCACATCATTCGTTCCGATGTTGACCCCGAAAAGAACCCCTTTGGCTTGGCTTGGGACTGCTACAGCGGTAACCCTCAGCGCATCGAAGTCTCAGCTGAACCTGTCCGGTCAGGAGGTAAATGA
- a CDS encoding TIGR03750 family conjugal transfer protein, translated as MTELSDDGTLMFLPVRLNNQPVIMGGLTADEMWATLALSAGAGLVVGVLAAILTHIWALIIAAAMLFAVLGLTLASRFLRRWKRGRPDTWLYRQMQLNVARYLPTWNKAHLITRTGAWTCRRTEAQ; from the coding sequence ATGACAGAACTCTCTGACGACGGAACGCTTATGTTTCTACCGGTGCGGCTGAACAATCAGCCAGTCATCATGGGCGGTCTCACCGCCGATGAGATGTGGGCCACCTTAGCGCTCAGTGCCGGCGCCGGGCTGGTTGTTGGTGTTCTGGCAGCGATCCTGACCCATATCTGGGCGCTTATTATTGCCGCTGCCATGCTCTTCGCGGTCCTCGGACTGACTCTTGCGAGCCGCTTTTTAAGGCGTTGGAAACGTGGTCGACCTGATACCTGGCTATACCGGCAAATGCAACTGAACGTCGCACGATATCTTCCGACCTGGAACAAGGCCCACCTGATCACACGTACGGGTGCGTGGACCTGCCGTAGAACGGAGGCTCAATGA
- a CDS encoding TIGR03745 family integrating conjugative element membrane protein: MPLLSKKRSLLISILALPQLTMAALPQSQPPTRGEGSNLMQTMQNYAFDGFSLLGLVICAVVFSGVAWHAFGVYHEIQLGKKKWMDLGATAAVGVAILGVAIFLVTKATNIL, translated from the coding sequence ATGCCTTTGCTCTCAAAAAAACGCAGCTTGCTGATCAGCATTCTTGCGCTCCCTCAACTGACCATGGCTGCGCTACCCCAGTCTCAGCCCCCCACACGCGGCGAAGGCTCCAATCTGATGCAAACCATGCAGAACTATGCCTTTGACGGTTTTTCTCTGCTTGGCCTCGTCATCTGCGCCGTTGTTTTCAGTGGAGTTGCATGGCACGCCTTCGGCGTCTACCACGAGATCCAACTCGGCAAAAAGAAATGGATGGACTTAGGCGCTACCGCCGCTGTCGGTGTGGCCATCTTGGGCGTCGCCATCTTCCTGGTCACTAAGGCAACAAACATTCTTTAA
- a CDS encoding TIGR03758 family integrating conjugative element protein — translation MSMSGAQASAFQAAGGFPASSSYLFFVGVAVAIVFLWGAWAVWSCYRGWATGNLDRTIASTSVVRILLLCMILTTFVLS, via the coding sequence ATGAGCATGAGTGGTGCTCAGGCGTCCGCCTTTCAGGCTGCGGGAGGATTCCCTGCCTCGTCGAGCTACCTATTTTTCGTCGGCGTGGCCGTGGCCATCGTTTTCCTGTGGGGGGCCTGGGCCGTCTGGAGCTGCTACCGAGGGTGGGCCACCGGCAATCTTGACCGGACGATTGCTTCGACGTCGGTTGTTCGCATCCTGCTCCTTTGCATGATCCTCACCACGTTTGTTCTCAGTTAA